One genomic window of Corvus moneduloides isolate bCorMon1 chromosome 14, bCorMon1.pri, whole genome shotgun sequence includes the following:
- the CLDN2 gene encoding claudin-2: MVSMGLQLLGYTVAFLGYIGTLTATLLPSWKTSSYIGSSIVTAVSFTKGLWMECATYSTGITQCDIYSSLLNLPADIQAAQALMVSSCAVSSLACLLSVVGMRCTVFSQGSPGKDRVAVAGGAVFVLGGLLCFIPLVWNIHVVLRDFRNPVLPDSMKFELGEALYLGTISSLLSLIGGFILCTSCPARDTTTAYSSAYQPQLLASKSPRPSVSQVQKNKSEVNSYNLTGYV; encoded by the coding sequence ATGGTGTCCATggggctccagctgctgggctaCACCGTGGCTTTCCTGGGTTACATCGGCACGCTGACGGCCacactgctgcccagctggaAGACCAGCTCCTACATCGGCTCCAGCATCGTGACAGCCGTCAGCTTCACCaaggggctgtggatggagtgCGCCACGTACAGCACGGGCATCACCCAGTGCGACATCTACAGCTCCCTGCTCAACCTGCCCGCCGACATCCAGGCGGCCCAAGCCCTCATGGTGAGCTCCTGCGCCGTGTCCTCCCTCGCCTGCCTGCTCTCCGTCGTGGGCATGAGGTGCACCGTCTTCAGCCAGGGCTCGCCGGGCAAGGACCGGGTGGCGGTGGCGGGCGGCGCAGTCTTCGTCCTCGGGGGGCTGCTCTGCTTCATCCCGCTGGTGTGGAACATCCACGTGGTGCTGCGGGATTTCCGCAACCCCGTCCTCCCCGACAGCATGAAGTTCGAGCTCGGGGAGGCTCTTTACCTGGGCAccatctcctccctcctctccctcatcGGCGGCTTCATCCtctgcacctcctgccctgcccgggaCACAACCACCGCCTACTCCAGCGCCtaccagccccagctgctggcGAGCAAGAGCCCCCGGCCCTCTGTCAGCCAGGTGCAGAAGAACAAGAGTGAGGTCAATTCCTACAACCTGACAGGATACGTGTAA
- the LOC116451029 gene encoding mitochondrial fission factor homolog A-like isoform X1 encodes MSPPGGRGTPPPRALPPRGSAPAVPGAIPGAAGSPRAGLVSEPAPHPFPSFLFLGSCSGFTGPLRTSAKMWPLWGLDVNRVRCDLLFTEAINQRMQVPNRLKVAESCSPGDRKTRTEDVPPSFRMHIPDRISLAEISDTSLRPVLLTQPRKVPSVVVHVSSDPSGDLPFLPSASRASAQRRKRSGHHSSRSRRDRTPSNCAQLALHSPGQHHEGPDSCPLPAPSAPLPLLTEPGRIYSMQNIFQTMYLLGQVLFHRVQDSLRDPAPSSSQEPILAAESALEEAGVTEVAAMRRQLVRISGRLRVLEEQCHAWRQKEALVYSVMISACLINTWLWLRR; translated from the exons ATGTCCCCACCGGGAGGACGTGGGACCCCCCCACCCCGTGCCTTGCCCCCGCGGGGATCAGCGCCCGCGGTGCCCGGAGCCATCCCGGGGGCAGCGGGCTCACCCCGAGCCGG CTTGGTCTCAGAGCCTGCTCCTCACCCCTTCCCATCCTTCTTGTTCCTTGGGAGCTGCAGTGGTTTCACAG GACCCTTGAGGACATCTGCAAAGATGTGGCCGCTTTGGGGACTGGACGTGAACCGGGTGCGCTGTGACCTGCTCTTCACAGAAGCTATCAACCAGAGGATGCAGGTTCCCAACAGGCTGAAGGTggcagagagctgcagccctggggacaggaaGACAAGGACAGAGGATGTCCCTCCATCCTTTCGAATGCACATCCCTGATAGGATTTCTCTTGCAG AGATATCAGACACCAGTTTGAGGCCAGTCCTGTTGACCCAGCCAAGGAAGGTCCCCTCTGTCGTGGTGCATGTGTCCTCAGACCCCTCTGGGGATCTCCCTTTCCTGCCctcagccagcagagccagcgCCCAGCGCCGCAAGCGATCG GGCCATCACAGCAGCAGGTCACGGCGGGACAGGACCCCAAGTAACTGTGCCCAGCTGGCCTTGCACAGCCCAGGACAGCACCATGAGGG GCCGGATTCGtgtcccctgcctgctcccagtgccccacTCCCCCTCCTCACGGAGCCAGGCAGGATCTACTCCATGCAGAACATCTTCCAGACCATGTACCTCCTGGGCCAGGTGCTCTTCCACCGTGTTCAGGACTCTCTGCGAGACCCAGCACCGTCCAG ctcccaggagcccATCCTAGCTGCAGAGAGCGCCTTGGAGGAGGCCGGGGTGACGGAGGTGGCAGCGATGAGGAGGCAG CTGGTGAGGATCTCAGGGAGGCTCCGtgtgctggaggagcagtgCCATGCCTGGAGACAGAAGGAGGCCCTGGTGTACTCCGTGATGATCTCTGCTTGCCTCATCAACACGTGGCTCTGGCTGAGAAGATGA
- the LOC116451029 gene encoding mitochondrial fission factor homolog A-like isoform X3, whose product MWPLWGLDVNRVRCDLLFTEAINQRMQVPNRLKVAESCSPGDRKTRTEDVPPSFRMHIPDRISLAEISDTSLRPVLLTQPRKVPSVVVHVSSDPSGDLPFLPSASRASAQRRKRSGHHSSRSRRDRTPSNCAQLALHSPGQHHEGPDSCPLPAPSAPLPLLTEPGRIYSMQNIFQTMYLLGQVLFHRVQDSLRDPAPSSSQEPILAAESALEEAGVTEVAAMRRQLVRISGRLRVLEEQCHAWRQKEALVYSVMISACLINTWLWLRR is encoded by the exons ATGTGGCCGCTTTGGGGACTGGACGTGAACCGGGTGCGCTGTGACCTGCTCTTCACAGAAGCTATCAACCAGAGGATGCAGGTTCCCAACAGGCTGAAGGTggcagagagctgcagccctggggacaggaaGACAAGGACAGAGGATGTCCCTCCATCCTTTCGAATGCACATCCCTGATAGGATTTCTCTTGCAG AGATATCAGACACCAGTTTGAGGCCAGTCCTGTTGACCCAGCCAAGGAAGGTCCCCTCTGTCGTGGTGCATGTGTCCTCAGACCCCTCTGGGGATCTCCCTTTCCTGCCctcagccagcagagccagcgCCCAGCGCCGCAAGCGATCG GGCCATCACAGCAGCAGGTCACGGCGGGACAGGACCCCAAGTAACTGTGCCCAGCTGGCCTTGCACAGCCCAGGACAGCACCATGAGGG GCCGGATTCGtgtcccctgcctgctcccagtgccccacTCCCCCTCCTCACGGAGCCAGGCAGGATCTACTCCATGCAGAACATCTTCCAGACCATGTACCTCCTGGGCCAGGTGCTCTTCCACCGTGTTCAGGACTCTCTGCGAGACCCAGCACCGTCCAG ctcccaggagcccATCCTAGCTGCAGAGAGCGCCTTGGAGGAGGCCGGGGTGACGGAGGTGGCAGCGATGAGGAGGCAG CTGGTGAGGATCTCAGGGAGGCTCCGtgtgctggaggagcagtgCCATGCCTGGAGACAGAAGGAGGCCCTGGTGTACTCCGTGATGATCTCTGCTTGCCTCATCAACACGTGGCTCTGGCTGAGAAGATGA
- the PRRG3 gene encoding transmembrane gamma-carboxyglutamic acid protein 3: MAMFLGARNAHSLLKRFPRANGFLEEIRQGTIERECIEEVCSYEEVKEVFENKEKTMEFWKGYTSSVYSVKDPGHSTERSDAMYVVVPLLGVALLIVIALFIIWRCQLQKATRHRPSYAQNRYLASRTGRSLPRVMVYRERSQSQGETQYQREASNRGAGDGRAGGTPQPDGTLCPPEHSVSVLSRLSSATPPPSYEEVTGHPESSSGEETSVSYNDPPPKYEEIVATAPAAGK; the protein is encoded by the exons ATGGCAA TGTTCTTGGGGGCCAGGAATGCCCACTCGCTCCTGAAACGCTTTCCCAGAGCCAATGGCTTCCTGGAGGAGATCCGGCAGGGCACCATCGAGCGGGAGTGCATCGAGGAGGTCTGCAGCTATGAGGAGGTCAAGGAGGTGTTTGAGAACAAGGAGAAGACG ATGGAGTTTTGGAAAGGCTACACCAGCTCTGTGTACTCTGTCAAGGACCCCGGGCACAGCACGGAGCGCTCTGACGCTATGTACGTGGTGGTGCCCCTCTTGGGAGTGGCTCTTCTCATAGTCATCGCCCTCTTCATCATCTGGAGGTGCCAGCTGCAAAAGGCCACCCGCCACCGCCCTTCCTATGCCCAGAACCGTTACCTGGCCAGCCGGACGGGCCGCAGCCTCCCCAGGGTCATGGTGTACCGGGAGCGGTCGCAGAGCCAAGGGGAGACCCAGTACCAGCGGGAAGCCAGCAACCGGGGCGCTGGGGATGGCAGAGCCGGGGGCACCCCCCAGCCAGACGGCACCCTCTGCCCACCAGAGCATTCTGTATCTGTCCTCTCCAGACTGTCCAGTGCCACCCCCCCGCCCTCCTATGAGGAGGTGACGGGCcacccagagagcagcagcgGCGAGGAGACCAGCGTGTCCTACAATGACCCTCCGCCCAAGTACGAAGAGATCGTGGCCACGGCCCCTGCCGCGGGCAAATAG
- the LOC116451029 gene encoding mitochondrial fission factor homolog B-like isoform X2 yields the protein MSPPGGRGTPPPRALPPRGSAPAVPGAIPGAAGSPRAGLVSEPAPHPFPSFLFLGSCSGFTGPLRTSAKMWPLWGLDVNRVRCDLLFTEAINQRMQVPNRLKVAESCSPGDRKTRTEDVPPSFRMHIPDRISLAEISDTSLRPVLLTQPRKVPSVVVHVSSDPSGDLPFLPSASRASAQRRKRSGHHSSRSRRDRTPSNCAQLALHSPGQHHEGSQEPILAAESALEEAGVTEVAAMRRQLVRISGRLRVLEEQCHAWRQKEALVYSVMISACLINTWLWLRR from the exons ATGTCCCCACCGGGAGGACGTGGGACCCCCCCACCCCGTGCCTTGCCCCCGCGGGGATCAGCGCCCGCGGTGCCCGGAGCCATCCCGGGGGCAGCGGGCTCACCCCGAGCCGG CTTGGTCTCAGAGCCTGCTCCTCACCCCTTCCCATCCTTCTTGTTCCTTGGGAGCTGCAGTGGTTTCACAG GACCCTTGAGGACATCTGCAAAGATGTGGCCGCTTTGGGGACTGGACGTGAACCGGGTGCGCTGTGACCTGCTCTTCACAGAAGCTATCAACCAGAGGATGCAGGTTCCCAACAGGCTGAAGGTggcagagagctgcagccctggggacaggaaGACAAGGACAGAGGATGTCCCTCCATCCTTTCGAATGCACATCCCTGATAGGATTTCTCTTGCAG AGATATCAGACACCAGTTTGAGGCCAGTCCTGTTGACCCAGCCAAGGAAGGTCCCCTCTGTCGTGGTGCATGTGTCCTCAGACCCCTCTGGGGATCTCCCTTTCCTGCCctcagccagcagagccagcgCCCAGCGCCGCAAGCGATCG GGCCATCACAGCAGCAGGTCACGGCGGGACAGGACCCCAAGTAACTGTGCCCAGCTGGCCTTGCACAGCCCAGGACAGCACCATGAGGG ctcccaggagcccATCCTAGCTGCAGAGAGCGCCTTGGAGGAGGCCGGGGTGACGGAGGTGGCAGCGATGAGGAGGCAG CTGGTGAGGATCTCAGGGAGGCTCCGtgtgctggaggagcagtgCCATGCCTGGAGACAGAAGGAGGCCCTGGTGTACTCCGTGATGATCTCTGCTTGCCTCATCAACACGTGGCTCTGGCTGAGAAGATGA